The Moraxella haemolytica genome window below encodes:
- a CDS encoding APC family permease, with the protein MSQIQFRKSLKTSDVIALAFGAMIGWGWVVLAGGWVQSAGLIGAMLAIFLGGLAILFIGLTYAELAASMPVTGGEHTYTHRAMGIHISFLCSWCMLFGYLAVVAFEAVALPTVVEYLIPNYNQGYLYNVAGWDVYATWVLVGIIGSILVTWLNIRGIEVSSWFQKLTVFGILSVGIMLFIGALLFNPEAGFDRVPTFTENKWSGIMSVMIMIPFLFVGFDVIPQAAEEIDLTRPKIALYLMISLIIAVVWYMGVAWSVGSVLDMTQATESKLATADAMTLAWNGKWAGTLLVIAGILGILSSWNAFLIGGSRLIYAMSKSYMLPAFLGKLHPKYNTPATAILLLGSLATLAPLFGRKMLVWLVNASGFGVIIAYMLVALAFLVLRIKEPTSMVRPIIIPLGQTVGVIAVICAIAMASLYLPGSASALTPMEWAIFAGWMVLGVVLYIYALNKFPGKSQAFMDEEIHAVKTKNQQWLKEQGIPSRAFEK; encoded by the coding sequence ATGTCACAAATACAATTTAGAAAATCTTTAAAAACCAGCGATGTCATTGCCTTAGCATTTGGGGCAATGATTGGTTGGGGCTGGGTCGTCTTGGCAGGTGGCTGGGTGCAGTCAGCAGGGCTCATTGGAGCAATGTTGGCAATTTTTTTGGGTGGTCTGGCAATTTTATTTATCGGTTTGACCTACGCCGAGCTTGCTGCATCGATGCCTGTTACAGGTGGTGAACATACTTATACACACCGTGCGATGGGCATTCACATTTCTTTTTTATGCTCTTGGTGTATGCTATTTGGCTATTTAGCAGTGGTAGCATTTGAAGCAGTTGCCCTGCCAACGGTGGTTGAATATCTGATTCCAAACTATAATCAAGGTTATCTTTATAATGTCGCAGGCTGGGATGTATATGCCACTTGGGTGCTGGTTGGAATTATTGGCTCTATTTTAGTCACTTGGCTGAACATTCGTGGTATTGAAGTAAGCTCATGGTTTCAAAAATTGACTGTCTTCGGTATTTTATCAGTAGGTATTATGCTGTTTATTGGGGCATTACTTTTTAATCCAGAAGCAGGGTTTGACAGAGTACCGACCTTTACGGAAAACAAATGGTCGGGTATTATGAGCGTGATGATTATGATTCCATTTTTGTTTGTTGGCTTTGATGTCATTCCCCAAGCTGCCGAAGAAATTGACCTAACTCGCCCAAAAATCGCCCTGTATTTGATGATATCACTCATTATTGCAGTGGTTTGGTACATGGGTGTGGCGTGGAGCGTTGGTTCGGTACTGGATATGACCCAAGCCACTGAGTCCAAACTGGCAACCGCCGATGCCATGACTTTGGCATGGAATGGCAAATGGGCAGGTACATTGCTTGTTATTGCAGGGATTTTGGGCATCTTGTCTAGTTGGAATGCGTTTTTGATTGGTGGCAGTCGCTTGATTTATGCCATGTCAAAATCGTATATGCTACCTGCTTTTTTAGGCAAATTACACCCAAAATACAACACGCCCGCAACTGCCATTTTGCTACTTGGTAGCCTAGCGACACTTGCCCCATTATTTGGACGTAAAATGCTTGTTTGGCTGGTGAATGCAAGTGGCTTTGGGGTTATCATAGCTTATATGTTGGTCGCTTTAGCATTTTTGGTGCTGCGTATCAAAGAGCCAACTTCTATGGTGCGTCCTATCATCATTCCCTTGGGTCAGACGGTCGGTGTGATTGCTGTTATCTGTGCAATCGCAATGGCATCTTTGTATTTGCCTGGTAGTGCTTCCGCACTCACCCCTATGGAATGGGCAATTTTTGCAGGATGGATGGTATTGGGCGTCGTGTTGTACATTTATGCTTTAAACAAATTCCCTGGAAAATCTCAAGCCTTTATGGATGAAGAAATTCATGCCGTCAAAACAAAAAATCAACAATGGTTAAAAGAGCAAGGAATACCAAGTCGGGCATTTGAAAAATAA
- a CDS encoding hydrogen peroxide-inducible genes activator — translation MITLRQLEFALSVAKYKHFKRAAEECNISQSALSLGIAELEKQLDTQIFERNNKQVLITPIGEEILDRAQRIFSEINDLITRAHSHQSPLAYPMSIGIIPTVAPYLLPKVLPTLKEQYQDFELSITEKQTERLIEQVRYGHIDTAIIALPYPIEGLHVFEFWAEDFFAIFPKGKKHIDAKHITSDELSKTNLLLLGEGHCLTDQVLSVCQMNKAEIRTGFSDASLNTIIQMALSGMGTTLIPKMALDQLSNTHDINSMPLAEKGPHRRLAFITRLNYARVDDVRLLSEIFSKTLSADASDSQQA, via the coding sequence ATGATTACCCTACGCCAGTTAGAATTTGCACTTTCAGTTGCCAAATACAAACACTTTAAGCGTGCCGCCGAAGAATGCAATATTTCTCAATCCGCCTTGAGTCTAGGGATTGCCGAACTTGAAAAACAGTTGGATACACAGATTTTTGAGCGTAATAACAAGCAGGTACTCATCACACCCATTGGCGAAGAGATTTTGGACAGAGCACAGCGTATCTTTAGCGAGATTAACGATTTGATAACTCGTGCTCATAGCCATCAATCGCCACTCGCCTACCCCATGTCCATCGGCATTATCCCAACTGTCGCCCCCTACCTACTGCCAAAAGTATTACCCACCTTAAAAGAACAGTATCAAGATTTTGAACTGTCCATCACCGAAAAACAAACCGAACGACTCATCGAGCAGGTACGCTATGGGCATATTGATACCGCCATCATCGCCCTACCTTATCCCATAGAAGGATTGCATGTATTTGAGTTTTGGGCGGAGGACTTTTTTGCAATTTTCCCAAAAGGCAAAAAACATATCGATGCCAAACACATCACAAGCGATGAGCTATCCAAGACCAATCTATTATTGCTGGGCGAGGGGCATTGCCTAACCGATCAGGTGCTGTCGGTGTGTCAGATGAATAAAGCAGAGATAAGAACAGGTTTTTCTGATGCTAGCCTAAACACAATCATACAGATGGCATTATCAGGCATGGGTACGACACTCATACCAAAAATGGCACTTGACCAACTGTCTAACACGCATGATATTAATAGCATGCCCTTAGCCGAGAAAGGTCCACATCGCCGATTGGCATTCATTACTCGTCTCAATTACGCCAGAGTTGATGATGTGCGTCTGCTTAGCGAGATATTTAGTAAAACCTTGTCTGCTGATGCCAGCGACTCACAACAAGCGTAA
- a CDS encoding M48 family metallopeptidase has product MDITNLTLLYAEHGIRLVITKKSVKNINFRIKAGECLVSVPYLADEMVVIKAVQGRLTWAYHASNKLKQRQESLQSGLMTLWGETVDWSLDQEVVLMLYRQALTEKIPTLMQKWQPIVGKSAKEVRIKTMTTRWGSCNTRDARIWLSTYLPAYPYECTEYVFVHELCHLIHANHGQYFWQEVKKAMPDYERWHGLLRGRIDG; this is encoded by the coding sequence ATGGATATAACCAATTTAACACTGCTGTATGCTGAGCATGGCATTCGCCTTGTCATCACCAAAAAATCGGTGAAGAACATCAATTTTCGTATTAAAGCAGGCGAGTGCTTGGTAAGCGTACCATATTTGGCAGATGAGATGGTGGTGATTAAGGCGGTGCAAGGCCGTCTAACTTGGGCATATCATGCCAGTAATAAATTAAAGCAAAGACAGGAATCCTTACAGTCTGGTTTGATGACGCTGTGGGGTGAGACGGTTGATTGGTCTTTAGATCAAGAAGTGGTGCTGATGTTGTATCGTCAGGCATTGACCGAAAAAATCCCCACCTTGATGCAAAAATGGCAACCCATCGTTGGCAAAAGTGCCAAAGAGGTGCGTATCAAAACCATGACAACCCGATGGGGAAGCTGTAATACTCGTGATGCTAGAATTTGGCTTTCTACTTATCTGCCGGCCTATCCTTATGAATGCACTGAATATGTCTTTGTGCATGAACTATGCCATCTGATTCATGCCAATCATGGGCAATACTTTTGGCAAGAAGTAAAAAAAGCCATGCCAGATTATGAGCGTTGGCATGGTCTTTTAAGGGGTCGTATTGATGGTTAA
- a CDS encoding YdcH family protein, giving the protein MFPEYRELITKLKTENDLHFIKLFDEHNNLDEEITNLENDPVAAASRAEEIEGLKRKKLGLKDELYKYLQTKA; this is encoded by the coding sequence ATGTTCCCAGAATACCGAGAACTTATTACCAAATTAAAAACTGAAAATGACCTGCATTTTATCAAGCTTTTTGATGAACACAATAATTTAGACGAAGAAATCACCAATCTAGAAAATGACCCTGTGGCAGCTGCTAGCCGTGCTGAAGAGATTGAAGGTCTCAAGCGTAAAAAACTTGGACTCAAAGACGAGCTATATAAATACCTACAAACCAAAGCATGA
- the ahpC gene encoding alkyl hydroperoxide reductase subunit C, translating into MTAIINQHIPEFTTEAFVNGEFKTISTADVKGKWAIFMFYPHDFTFVCPTELEDMADHYEELKALGVEVYAVSTDTHFVHKAWHDASPAIGKVKYPMLGDGTGAITRGFNVMIEGQHAALRGTFLVDPEGLIKVAEIHDLGIGRSAKDMIRKVKAAQYVRDNDGDVCPAAWEAGQETLKPSLDLVGKI; encoded by the coding sequence ATGACCGCAATCATCAATCAACATATCCCAGAATTTACTACCGAAGCATTCGTTAATGGAGAGTTCAAAACCATCTCTACTGCCGATGTTAAAGGCAAGTGGGCAATCTTCATGTTCTACCCACACGACTTTACTTTCGTATGCCCAACAGAACTAGAAGATATGGCTGATCATTATGAAGAGCTAAAAGCTCTTGGTGTGGAAGTATATGCTGTATCTACCGACACACATTTTGTTCATAAAGCATGGCACGACGCTTCGCCTGCGATTGGTAAAGTAAAATACCCGATGCTAGGTGATGGCACTGGTGCGATTACTCGTGGCTTTAATGTCATGATTGAAGGTCAGCACGCTGCACTTCGTGGCACTTTCTTGGTTGACCCAGAAGGATTGATTAAGGTTGCTGAGATTCATGATTTAGGTATCGGTCGTTCTGCTAAAGACATGATTCGTAAAGTAAAAGCTGCTCAGTATGTGCGTGATAATGATGGTGATGTTTGTCCAGCGGCTTGGGAAGCAGGTCAAGAGACCTTGAAGCCTAGCCTAGACTTGGTTGGTAAAATCTAA
- a CDS encoding OmpA family protein, which translates to MNIKMKLLAVSVASSVVIAGCASTGVQVNDNAKKAGIGALAGALGGLVISKATGGEKTSRDAAIGAVVGAGVGAYMSKQEVRLKQQTAGTGIGVTRDPMTNNIHLSIPEAITFNVGRYDIKPGSYSTLNQVAATLNQYHQTNVVVNGYASIEGSRNANQILSQNRANAVANYLTNRGVSASRITAIGRGVTTQFGNGYEPNRRVELTIIAPKSLN; encoded by the coding sequence ATGAACATCAAAATGAAACTATTGGCAGTATCTGTAGCATCTAGCGTAGTCATTGCAGGTTGTGCCAGTACAGGTGTCCAAGTTAATGACAATGCCAAAAAAGCTGGTATTGGTGCATTGGCAGGTGCTTTAGGTGGCTTGGTTATCTCTAAGGCTACAGGTGGTGAAAAGACAAGTCGTGATGCTGCCATTGGTGCGGTGGTTGGTGCAGGCGTTGGTGCATATATGAGCAAGCAAGAAGTTCGCCTAAAACAGCAGACCGCAGGCACGGGCATTGGAGTTACTCGTGACCCCATGACCAATAATATTCATCTATCAATCCCAGAGGCGATTACTTTTAATGTGGGTCGCTATGACATCAAGCCAGGATCATACAGTACTCTAAACCAAGTGGCGGCCACCCTAAATCAGTATCATCAGACCAATGTGGTTGTGAATGGTTATGCGTCTATTGAGGGTAGTCGGAATGCCAACCAAATTTTATCACAAAACCGAGCCAATGCCGTTGCGAACTATCTGACCAATCGTGGCGTAAGTGCCAGCCGCATCACTGCCATCGGTCGTGGCGTAACCACCCAGTTTGGCAATGGTTATGAGCCAAACCGCCGTGTTGAATTAACCATTATCGCCCCAAAAAGTCTCAATTAA
- a CDS encoding IclR family transcriptional regulator has protein sequence MSQIPTSVPALDKAFAILDYVTESPRPVSAAQIAKDLGLPKSSMHNLLNTLLQKGVLRRDENNLFFLGSYLLYWAGKFEQQQEVIALFYELILSEPMLALNTITLSTLDHAKGEVVYLACHESPLPLGFTFRAGVRVPAAFSATGKAMMSTLPFEDVRAMYADGLPIPFTPNSVQSFEVLAGEFEQVKQTHTSLDNGQLRMGMYCLGTYIRNVHGKAVAGLAASFPYHEYEQKKEEVSVSLIALASKIENRLGFVE, from the coding sequence ATGTCCCAGATACCAACCAGCGTCCCCGCTTTAGACAAGGCCTTTGCTATTTTGGATTATGTAACCGAATCGCCACGCCCTGTCAGTGCCGCTCAAATTGCTAAAGATTTAGGCTTACCTAAAAGCAGTATGCATAATCTTTTAAATACCTTGCTTCAAAAAGGCGTGCTTAGGCGAGATGAGAACAATTTGTTTTTTTTGGGGTCGTATTTACTATATTGGGCGGGCAAATTTGAACAGCAACAAGAAGTAATTGCCTTGTTTTATGAGCTGATTTTGTCTGAGCCTATGTTGGCATTAAATACCATTACACTATCTACGCTTGACCATGCCAAAGGCGAAGTGGTGTATTTGGCGTGCCATGAAAGTCCATTGCCACTTGGGTTTACCTTTCGGGCAGGCGTACGCGTGCCAGCGGCATTTTCGGCAACAGGTAAGGCGATGATGAGCACTTTGCCTTTTGAAGATGTGCGTGCGATGTATGCTGATGGCCTGCCTATACCCTTTACACCAAACAGTGTACAGAGCTTTGAAGTGCTGGCAGGCGAATTTGAACAAGTTAAACAAACACACACTTCACTGGACAATGGGCAACTTAGAATGGGTATGTATTGTTTGGGGACCTATATTAGAAATGTGCATGGCAAGGCGGTAGCAGGGCTTGCCGCCAGTTTTCCTTATCATGAGTATGAACAAAAAAAGGAAGAGGTGAGCGTGTCTTTAATTGCCCTTGCTAGTAAAATAGAGAATCGGCTTGGGTTTGTGGAGTAA
- a CDS encoding acyltransferase — protein sequence MNTATQKKQRSTLPFFQKLYDTSPKLAQKLSFAIGAGSIVANSVGLSIPLYTAGLAKMLKKSKIADKAVIGMANYWIHSNNLIIDKVLPAKDWRISVPDDLNPNGKYLLICNHQSWVDTSIIQYVSEGILPITRFFAKHELIYIPIVGQTFYFLDFPMMKRHTKEQIQKNPELANRDLNEARRACELLADKPFVLLNYLEGTRFTPAKHTAQKSPYKHLLRPKAGGLALAISSLGDKIDGILDMTLVYPDGTPQYSDLWQGKLSRLSVDIRHLNMDGELFLALKDGQYNQNDEVKANLFAWLDEIWQAKDRRIDAMLNEFD from the coding sequence ATGAATACAGCCACCCAAAAAAAACAACGCAGTACTTTGCCCTTTTTTCAAAAACTATATGACACATCCCCAAAACTTGCCCAAAAACTCTCATTTGCCATCGGTGCAGGCAGTATTGTCGCTAACAGTGTTGGATTATCCATCCCTTTATATACTGCAGGTTTAGCTAAAATGCTCAAAAAATCCAAAATCGCTGATAAAGCCGTCATCGGCATGGCAAATTATTGGATTCATTCAAACAACCTAATCATTGATAAAGTTTTGCCCGCCAAAGACTGGCGTATTAGCGTGCCTGACGACCTAAATCCAAACGGTAAATACCTATTGATTTGTAACCATCAGTCATGGGTGGATACAAGTATTATTCAGTATGTTAGTGAAGGCATCTTGCCCATCACGAGATTTTTTGCTAAGCATGAGCTCATTTATATCCCCATCGTTGGGCAGACCTTTTATTTTCTTGACTTTCCGATGATGAAACGGCACACCAAAGAACAAATCCAAAAAAACCCCGAACTTGCCAACCGAGACTTAAACGAAGCTCGCCGTGCCTGTGAGCTGCTTGCTGATAAGCCCTTTGTGCTACTTAACTATTTGGAGGGTACACGCTTCACCCCTGCCAAACATACCGCTCAAAAATCCCCCTACAAACACTTATTAAGACCTAAGGCAGGCGGATTGGCACTTGCCATCAGTAGTCTTGGTGATAAAATTGACGGCATCTTGGATATGACCTTAGTTTACCCAGATGGCACACCACAATATAGCGACCTATGGCAAGGAAAACTGTCTCGCCTTAGCGTAGATATTCGTCATCTAAACATGGATGGTGAGCTGTTTTTGGCACTAAAAGATGGACAATACAACCAAAATGATGAAGTCAAAGCCAATCTGTTTGCTTGGCTTGATGAGATATGGCAAGCCAAAGACCGCCGTATTGATGCTATGCTCAATGAATTTGACTAA
- the ahpF gene encoding alkyl hydroperoxide reductase subunit F encodes MLDKSLLDAVTTYSANMSRPIQMVIGQGEHAKRAELIHFLEQIANCSDKIGFDKSVVDIDLSPMSFKITTENKDTGIVFSGIPGGHEFTSLILAILQAGGHTLKLDESIQDLVKRIQQPLKFQTFVSLSCHNCPDVVQALNQFALLNPSIDNEMIDGGVFSELVADNNIQGVPAVFLNGKPFLNGKVDTARIIDKLQAEYPDLLAKGVTEQLETQDVTVIGGGPAGSAAAIYTARKGLKVALVADRIGGQVKDTQDIENLISIPLTNGNTLAANLSTHIKEYDITVKEHVSVSAIEEVEEGYQVTLNTGMSWISRTLIIATGAKWRKLGVAGEDENIGNGVAYCPHCDGPFFKGKPVAVIGGGNSGVEAALDLAGIVKHVTVLEFGDKLRADQVLIDKAKARDNITIIKNAATQQITANGGKVDGLIYQDRVSGENVTLPLNAVFVQIGLVPSSEMVKDLVNITPQGEIEIDAKCRTNKAGIFACGDVTTVPYKQINIAMGEGSKAGLSAFEYLMMNS; translated from the coding sequence ATGTTAGATAAATCATTACTTGATGCTGTTACTACATATAGTGCTAATATGAGTCGCCCAATCCAGATGGTCATTGGTCAAGGTGAACACGCTAAGCGTGCTGAACTGATTCATTTTCTTGAGCAGATTGCTAATTGCTCGGATAAAATCGGTTTTGATAAATCGGTTGTGGATATTGATTTGTCGCCCATGAGCTTTAAAATCACCACAGAAAATAAAGATACAGGCATCGTATTTAGTGGCATACCAGGAGGTCATGAATTTACTTCATTGATTTTGGCAATTCTGCAGGCGGGTGGGCATACGCTAAAATTGGATGAGAGTATTCAGGATTTGGTCAAGCGTATTCAACAGCCACTAAAATTCCAGACCTTTGTTTCTTTGTCTTGCCATAATTGTCCTGATGTGGTACAAGCCCTAAATCAGTTTGCTCTGCTTAATCCTAGCATTGACAATGAAATGATTGATGGCGGTGTTTTCTCAGAGCTTGTGGCAGATAATAACATTCAGGGTGTGCCTGCAGTCTTTTTAAATGGTAAGCCGTTTTTAAATGGTAAGGTAGATACCGCACGCATCATTGATAAATTACAAGCTGAGTATCCAGACCTATTGGCGAAGGGTGTGACAGAACAGCTTGAAACTCAAGATGTTACTGTCATTGGTGGTGGACCTGCAGGTTCGGCTGCTGCCATCTATACCGCTCGTAAAGGTCTTAAAGTAGCGTTGGTTGCTGACCGTATTGGTGGGCAAGTCAAAGATACCCAAGACATTGAAAACCTAATTTCTATACCACTGACCAATGGTAATACTTTGGCGGCAAATCTTTCAACCCATATCAAAGAATATGACATCACTGTCAAAGAGCATGTGAGTGTATCTGCCATTGAAGAGGTTGAAGAGGGTTATCAAGTAACACTAAATACAGGCATGAGCTGGATTTCACGCACGCTAATCATTGCCACAGGAGCGAAATGGCGTAAACTTGGTGTGGCTGGCGAAGATGAAAATATTGGTAATGGTGTGGCGTATTGTCCGCATTGTGATGGTCCATTCTTTAAAGGCAAGCCGGTTGCGGTCATCGGTGGCGGTAACTCTGGTGTGGAAGCAGCACTGGACTTGGCGGGCATTGTTAAGCATGTTACGGTGTTAGAATTTGGCGACAAATTGCGTGCTGACCAAGTGCTGATTGACAAGGCTAAAGCTCGTGATAACATCACTATTATCAAAAATGCTGCCACACAGCAAATTACTGCTAATGGTGGCAAAGTGGACGGCTTGATTTACCAAGACCGAGTGTCTGGTGAAAATGTAACATTGCCTTTGAATGCGGTATTTGTACAAATTGGGCTGGTGCCAAGTTCTGAGATGGTGAAAGATTTGGTTAATATTACACCGCAAGGTGAGATTGAAATTGATGCCAAATGCCGTACCAATAAAGCAGGTATCTTTGCCTGTGGCGATGTTACCACTGTGCCGTATAAGCAAATTAATATTGCAATGGGTGAAGGTTCAAAAGCAGGTTTGTCTGCCTTTGAATATCTAATGATGAATTCTTGA
- the gabT gene encoding 4-aminobutyrate--2-oxoglutarate transaminase, translated as MATNQDLLARRLKTLPKGLGVSFPVFAQKANNSEIWDVDGKRYIDFVAGIGVLNTGHSHPKIVEAVKAQLDNFSHTSGQIVSYESYVALCEKAPISGDKKAFLLTTGAETVENAIKIARAKTGRAGVIAFVGGWHGRTLLTMGLTGKVIPYKKSFGPMPASIFHASFPSPATGISEEAALKDLEMIFKADIDPSEVAAIIVEPVQGEGGFHQLTPSYAKKLREICDEHGIVLIFDEVQCGFGRTGTLFAAEQLGVEPDLITSAKSLAGGYPISALIGRADIMDAPQAGGLGGTYAGSPLGCVAALKVLEIIEEENLLEKSRQIGEKIATFLAGLNHPKIAHIRHKGAMLAFDLVDKDGNPDVSAATTLKNNCFENGLMIATCGMYFNSIRVMVPLTIQDEVLDEALAIISKSLP; from the coding sequence ATGGCAACTAATCAAGACTTATTGGCACGCCGTCTCAAAACCCTACCCAAAGGGCTTGGTGTTTCATTTCCTGTCTTTGCTCAAAAAGCCAACAACAGCGAAATTTGGGATGTGGACGGCAAACGCTACATTGACTTTGTAGCAGGTATTGGTGTGCTCAATACAGGACACAGCCACCCCAAAATTGTAGAGGCAGTCAAGGCACAACTGGACAATTTTTCCCATACATCAGGGCAAATAGTAAGCTACGAAAGCTATGTTGCCTTGTGCGAAAAAGCCCCCATCAGTGGCGACAAAAAAGCATTTTTGCTAACCACAGGTGCTGAAACTGTTGAAAATGCTATTAAAATTGCTCGTGCCAAAACAGGGCGTGCAGGCGTCATTGCCTTTGTTGGTGGTTGGCATGGCCGCACACTTTTGACAATGGGTTTGACAGGCAAGGTCATTCCCTATAAAAAAAGCTTTGGTCCAATGCCCGCTTCCATCTTTCATGCATCATTCCCATCGCCAGCAACAGGTATTAGCGAAGAAGCTGCCTTAAAAGATTTGGAGATGATTTTTAAGGCGGATATTGACCCATCTGAAGTAGCAGCCATCATTGTAGAACCCGTGCAAGGCGAAGGAGGCTTTCATCAATTGACCCCAAGCTACGCCAAAAAACTGCGTGAAATTTGTGATGAGCATGGCATTGTATTGATTTTTGATGAAGTGCAATGTGGTTTTGGACGGACAGGTACGCTGTTTGCTGCCGAGCAACTTGGCGTTGAGCCTGACCTGATTACCAGTGCCAAGAGTTTGGCAGGCGGCTATCCAATTTCAGCACTCATTGGTCGTGCCGATATTATGGACGCACCGCAAGCAGGCGGATTGGGTGGTACTTATGCAGGTAGTCCTTTAGGTTGTGTGGCGGCATTAAAAGTATTAGAAATTATTGAAGAAGAAAATTTGCTAGAAAAAAGTCGTCAAATTGGCGAAAAAATCGCTACTTTCTTAGCAGGATTAAACCACCCTAAAATCGCCCATATCCGCCACAAAGGGGCAATGCTCGCCTTTGACCTTGTGGATAAAGATGGCAATCCTGATGTGTCGGCGGCGACAACACTTAAAAACAACTGCTTTGAAAACGGACTAATGATTGCCACCTGCGGTATGTATTTTAACAGCATTCGTGTGATGGTGCCTTTGACTATACAAGATGAAGTATTGGACGAGGCATTGGCAATTATCTCTAAATCTTTGCCGTAA
- a CDS encoding NAD-dependent succinate-semialdehyde dehydrogenase: MTNPLNLNNPALFKTACFIDNSWMSAKSGAVIAIHNPFNGEFLGNVPDLSAEEVTHSVTAATNAQKNWAKLTAAARGKILHKWADLIDVNLDDLARILTLEQGKPLAEAKGEINYANSYIRWYAEEGKRVYGDVIPAPNPALRYTILKQPIGVCAAITPWNFPSAMIARKVAPALAAGCTMIVKPDTQTPFSALALMELARQAGLPDGVLQVVTGDASTIGGVLTSDPRIHKLSFTGSTAVGKLLMSQCANTIKKLSLELGGNAPFIIFDDADLDKAIDGLMVSKYRNAGQTCVCTNRVYVQAGIKDEFLKRFANKLNSLTVGNGLDENITIGPLINDKAMEKVQGLLKDALDKGATLIAGGDKNPISKLTFNPTIITDITSNMDIFSQEIFGPIAPVFVFDTEEEVLQQANDTIYGLAAYFYTNDLGRSWRVSERLEYGMVAQNTGLLSTEVAPFGGVKQSGFGREGSKYGIEDYITIKYWCADVG, encoded by the coding sequence ATGACCAACCCCTTGAATTTAAACAATCCCGCCCTATTTAAAACCGCCTGCTTCATTGATAATAGCTGGATGTCTGCCAAGAGCGGGGCAGTGATTGCCATTCACAATCCCTTTAATGGCGAATTTTTGGGAAATGTACCTGATTTATCTGCCGAAGAAGTCACCCATTCGGTAACTGCCGCCACAAATGCCCAAAAAAACTGGGCAAAACTCACCGCCGCCGCACGAGGCAAGATTTTGCATAAATGGGCAGATTTGATTGATGTCAATCTTGATGACCTTGCCCGCATTTTGACCTTAGAGCAAGGCAAGCCCTTAGCTGAAGCAAAGGGTGAAATTAACTACGCCAACAGTTACATTCGCTGGTATGCCGAAGAAGGCAAGCGTGTCTATGGCGATGTCATTCCCGCTCCAAACCCAGCCTTGCGCTATACCATTTTAAAACAGCCCATTGGCGTATGTGCCGCCATCACACCATGGAATTTCCCATCAGCAATGATTGCTAGAAAAGTCGCCCCCGCCCTTGCAGCTGGCTGTACGATGATTGTTAAGCCTGACACCCAAACACCCTTTTCCGCACTTGCCCTGATGGAACTGGCAAGACAGGCGGGCTTACCTGATGGTGTTTTGCAAGTGGTGACAGGCGATGCCAGTACTATAGGTGGCGTTTTAACATCCGACCCACGCATACACAAACTTTCTTTTACAGGCTCAACAGCTGTTGGCAAACTCTTAATGTCGCAATGTGCCAACACAATAAAAAAACTATCCTTAGAGCTTGGTGGCAACGCCCCCTTTATCATTTTTGATGATGCCGATCTTGATAAAGCTATTGATGGTTTAATGGTATCTAAGTACAGAAATGCGGGGCAAACGTGTGTCTGTACCAACCGTGTTTATGTGCAGGCAGGCATTAAAGACGAATTCTTAAAACGCTTTGCAAATAAACTTAACAGCCTAACAGTCGGCAATGGCTTGGACGAAAATATCACCATCGGACCACTGATTAATGACAAGGCAATGGAAAAAGTACAAGGTTTATTAAAAGATGCCTTAGATAAAGGGGCGACACTCATCGCAGGGGGCGACAAAAATCCTATTAGCAAGCTCACCTTTAACCCAACCATCATCACCGACATTACATCCAATATGGATATTTTTAGCCAAGAAATTTTTGGTCCAATCGCCCCTGTGTTTGTTTTTGACACCGAAGAAGAAGTACTTCAACAGGCGAACGACACCATCTATGGCTTGGCAGCGTATTTTTATACTAATGATTTGGGAAGGTCATGGCGTGTGTCAGAAAGGCTAGAATACGGCATGGTTGCCCAAAATACAGGGCTGCTTTCAACGGAAGTTGCCCCATTTGGTGGTGTCAAGCAGTCCGGTTTTGGACGTGAAGGCTCAAAATACGGTATTGAAGACTACATTACCATCAAATATTGGTGCGCAGATGTTGGTTAA